One Bemisia tabaci chromosome 7, PGI_BMITA_v3 DNA window includes the following coding sequences:
- the LOC140224990 gene encoding elongin-B-like: MDVFLMIRRKNLTIFTDAKDNTTVLELKRILEGILKVPPSSQRLYDKNVHVMEDSKTLQDYGLTSSVAKAQCPAALGLALKGDDGEFETFDLTPYSAPPDLPYVMKIQPTGAEQSE, translated from the exons ATG GATGTCTTTCTGATGATACGGCGTAAGAATCTCACAATTTTCACCGATGCTAAAGATAACACAACAGTTTTAGAATTGAAAAGGATTTTGGAAG GTATTTTAAAAGTGCCACCCTCAAGTCAGCGATTGTATGATAAGAATGTTCATGTGATGGAAGACTCAAAAACTTTGCAAGACTACGGTCTCACCTCTAGTGTTGCAAAAGCTCAGTGCCCTGCTGCACTGGGCCTAGCCTTAAA AGGGGACGACGGCGAGTTTGAAACATTCGATCTAACGCCGTACTCGGCCCCACCAGATTTGCCTTACGTGATGAAAATCCAACCAACTGGAGCTGAGCAGTCGGAGTAA